One Vigna unguiculata cultivar IT97K-499-35 chromosome 7, ASM411807v1, whole genome shotgun sequence genomic region harbors:
- the LOC114189795 gene encoding type IV inositol polyphosphate 5-phosphatase 7-like yields the protein MRDENSKKSKLSWSKKMVRKFFNIKCKTDDSQADGATYGGGDVECRSRNSFSEREPCTIKKSKTEKFSRSTDQGRRARMNLDHPRIIDVQNYSIFVATWNVAGRSPPSTLNLDDWLHSSSPADIYVLGFQEIVPLNAGNILGAEDNGPAKKWLALIRKTLNNLPGSSGSSGCYTPSPIPQPVVELNADFEGSARQKNSSFFHRRSFQTTSSGWGMDNDPSVVQPRLDRRYSVCDRVIFGHRPSDFDPSFRWGYRPSDYSRASDYSRPSDYSRWGSSDDDNGLGDSPSTVLFSPMSRGGGGPSFNEEGYAMPGHSRYCLVASKQMVGIYLTIWVRSELKDHVQNMKVSCVGRGLMGYLGNKGSISISMSLHETSFCFICSHLTSGQKEGDELRRNSDVMEILKKTRFPRVQGVDNDKSPQTILDHDRIIWLGDLNYRIALSYRSAKALVEMQNWRALLENDQLRIEQKRGRVFLGWNEGKIYFPPTYKYSTNSDRYAGDDMHPKEKRRTPAWCDRILWYGEGLHQLSYVRGESKFSDHRPVYGIFWAEVESAHGRLKKTMSCSRSRIEVEELLPYSGGYTELSFF from the exons GTGGTGACGTGGAATGCAGAAGTAGGAATAGCTTCTCTGAGAGAGAGCCATGCACAATCAAAAAGAGCAAAACAG AGAAGTTTAGCAGAAGCACAGATCAGGGCAGGCGAGCAAGAATGAATCTTGACCACCCTCGAATTATAGATGTGCAGAATTACAG CATTTTTGTAGCTACGTGGAATGTAGCTGGAAGATCCCCTCCAAGTACTTTGAATTTAGATGATTGGCTTCACTCTTCATCACCCGCTGACATTTATGTTCTTGG ATTTCAAGAGATAGTTCCTTTGAATGCTGGTAATATCTTAGGGGCAGAAGACAATGGCCCTGCTAAAAAATGGTTGGCTCTCATCAGAAAGACTTTAAACAATCTTCCTGGCAGCAGTGGAAGTAGTGGGTGCTATACACCATCTCCCATACCTCAGCCAGTTGTGGAGCTGAATGCAGATTTTGAGGGATCAGCAAGGCAGAAGAACTCATCTTTCTTCCATAGGCGATCATTCCAGACAACTTCTAGTGGTTGGGGAATGGACAATGATCCTTCAGTTGTGCAGCCGCGGCTGGATCGAAGATACAGCGTTTGTGATCGTGTAATTTTTGGTCACAGGCCAAGTGACTTTGATCCCAGTTTTAGATGGGGCTACAGGCCTAGTGATTATTCCAGGGCAAGTGACTACTCAAGACCAAGTGACTACTCAAGATGGGGTTCATCTGACGATGACAATGGCCTTGGGGATTCACCAAGTACAGTCTTATTTTCCCCAATGTCCCGTGGTGGAGGTGGACCTTCCTTTAATGAAGAGGGATATGCCATGCCAGGTCACTCAAGGTACTGCCTTGTTGCTAGTAAGCAAATGGTGGGAATATATCTTACAATATGGGTGAGAAGTGAACTGAAAGATCATGTTCAAAACATGAAAGTGTCTTGTGTTGGCAGAGGATTGATGGGCTATCTGGGAAACAAG GGATCCATCTCAATTAGTATGTCTTTGCATGAAACAAGCTTTTGCTTTATCTGTAGCCATTTAACCTCCGGACAGAAAGAGGGTGATGAACTAAGAAGAAATTCTGATGTTATGGAGATTCTTAAAAAGACAAGGTTTCCTCGTGTTCAAGGTGTGGACAATGATAAGTCTCCACAGACAATCCTTGATCATGA TCGAATTATATGGCTTGGAGATTTGAACTACCGGATTGCGCTCTCCTACCGTTCTGCTAAGGCACTTGTTGAGATGCAAAATTGGAGAGCATTGTTAGAGAATGATCAA TTGAGAATAGAGCAGAAAAGAGGTCGTGTGTTTCTGGGGTGGAATGAAGGAAAGATATATTTTCCTCCAACGTACAAGTATTCAACTAATTCAGATAGATATGCTGGAGACGATATGCACCCCAAAGAGAAAAGGAGAACCCCTGCTTG gTGTGACCGTATTTTGTGGTATGGAGAAGGTCTACATCAGTTGTCGTATGTCCGTGGGGAATCAAAGTTTTCAGATCACAGACCTGTCTATGGCATATTTTGGGCTGAGGTTGAGTCAGCTCATGGCAGATTGAAGAAAACAATGAGTTGTTCTCGTTCAAGAATTGAGGTGGAGGAACTTCTGCCATATTCCGGTGGATATACTGAACTGAGTTTTTTCTAA